From the Parus major isolate Abel chromosome 1A, Parus_major1.1, whole genome shotgun sequence genome, the window GTGCTCAGCAGCCAGGGGTGATGATGCAGcgtgacacacacacacacactggctCTTTGGCAATTCGTGTGGTCCAGAATTTGATGGTCAAAGCTACAGAAACCTTAGGAGAGTTCCAACACTGTTGGCAAAAATAGTCAAAACCAGGCAAGAGACAGCACTAATTcacagaaagacatttttggGTACACCAAAAGTCTGTGGCTTTTCCTGGTAGCATGGAAGGAGCAGGCAGTTCAAGGTCAGGCTCTGAGCCCAGCCTACAGAAGCAGCATGGTTTAAGAAGGATAAATCTGCCCTTGCTctgtttctgtctgtctgtgagGACAAGACagtccagcccagcagccagggagagctcagcacagcagaaggagaaagaggggaaaaaaatgaaagctatcTGATACCAAGAATAATAAACTCAGCACATTCCTTGTGTGGACCTTACTGGCTGGTCTGAACACACACAGCAAATCTGCCAGGTGCCACCTGCTCCCAAGCACCACTAGACTGCACaggcagcaaattaaaaatcatattctCTGCACGTACACGTTAACCCTGTTTTATGGCCATTTTTCCAGAGTTCCTGAAAATCTAATCATGAATTTTCCTGGAAATCCAATCAAGAATTTCCCTGACAAAGCTGGTGAGCAACCACCACACGAGAGGACAGGTTTATAGCTCAGCAACCAggacagcagcaaaaggaatgAAAGGAGGCCAAGCATTGCAGCAAATCACCTGTCCTGAGAGAACAGCAGACTCAGGAGGCAGATAAAAGTGCCATGGAAAAGATGGGATACAAAGAGGAGGgccagggaagaaaggaaggaaagagggcTTCCCAGCCTGTGAACATCGGTCTGGGGCATGAGCCAGTTCATACATGGCCAAAGTTGGTTACAAGAAAAGCCCTGGAGCCAGCAGTAAGTTTTGCTGCTTTCAAGATGATGACAATGACAGTGGAAGAGGAATCTGACCTGAGGAGGTGTGTGTGAACATCAGGGTTCCCCACAGTGGGAAGGTGTTAAGACTGAAGACTATTTCCCTTGGTTTCTGGGTTTGTCAAGAAGCACAGGGCAGTGGAGACTAAGCATATGGCACAGGCATACGGTGTGTTTGGTCTTCAGCGAGGAAAAGGAACCCAGCTGTCTATTTTTGATGCATTTCTTGTAAGAATGAGAAAAGGAACTGCtggaaaatagtattttaatgTGAACATTATtcacatttaattaaatgtctTCCAGACCTCAGCTGCCTTTTTGATTGGAAGTACCATCATACAAGCTCGAAAACAAGCCGTCTTAAGGCTTTCCAAAGCTTTTTCAAGGCAGAGGTGATCTGTTTTCTAAGAAAGGCCCCTAATGGCTTGGGTGCTTGAACTTGCTCTCCTTCACTTAAACCTGGTAAGCCCCTGGTAGCACTGCCTGAGCTGTGCATCATCCTCTCTCAGCAGGAGAAGGCTGCTTAGCACAGTGCCAGCTCTCCAGTGAGCCCCAACTCACGGAGGAGATGGATGGCAGAGAAGGTTTTGGACTGGAACATCTAAGGTGCTGGAATGAGCCTCTCTTTTATGGGCCTGCTaacaccagcacagagcccaaAGCCAGAGAAGTGGGAGACAAGAACGGAGAAACGGATGGGAGCAATTTATCCTGGCTGTTCTCATGAGCATCTTCCAGGGAAGAGTGATTAGTCTTATTAACTGATTAAATGATTAATTAACTGATGAACTGAAATTATGGATCAAGGATCAAATGATTGCAAGGCAAGTGTATTTGGAGTACTTTTCCAGGAAGCGACCTATTTCACATGCCTTTCATGAAAACCAGAGGCCAGGAGGGGAACTGTTAGCAGCAGAGTGTGGGGTCAGCAGGACAGGACCAgaggcacacagagctgggggcCCCAGAAGGACACAGGAAGTGCAGTACCTGGTGTGAAGCAGGAAGCAAGACAGACCTGCACCCTCTCCTAGTAAATCTGACCTGAGACAGGCTAAGGAAGTTGGTTCTGTTCactctggagaagagaaggtcTCATGGAGATCTCATAGCAACATTCCAGTATCTGAAGAGAGACTACCAGGAAGCCAAAGAGGGActcttcatcaggaactgtaCTCATAGGACAAGGACTAATGGCTACaaatggaaagaaggaaatataGGCtgaatattaggaagaaattctttactgtgagggtgacaagacactggaacaggttgcccagggaacTTATGGATGTCTcaaccctggcagtgttcaaggccaggctggataaggccttgggcaacctggtctagtgggaggtccctgcccatggcagggatggtTGGGActagaggatctttaaggttccttccaacccttAAACACTCTACGATTCTATCTGTGGCAGAAAATCTTCCCTGCTTAAgattagaaattttttttttcatagaattcTTCTTCTCCTTGCTAAGAAAATGGAAGGTTAGATCCATGCCCAGGGGAGTGTGTATCCTGCACAACCACTTCCTATGCATGCCATCTCCTCCAACCCACACCTATATCCAACTGTGTcaccagaaaaggaaatttggtGGGCTGAGACCAAGCTGCACATGATCTGCCACCTCTGGtagacagcagcagcactatATTCTCTTCCATGCACCTCACGCAGGCtcaggagggaagaggaaaatgtggaaaGCACGGGATTTTGTTTTATCAGTCTAATTCTCTTCATTAATTCCTAAAcctatttctcttttcagaacttcttcctcttttcctcatcATCTCCTAAGCTGTGAGTCCCTCTGAGCCCATAGAGCCCATTGTCCAGCTTGGGGGGACGAGAGACAGCCACTGTGGGGGTCACTTGCAGCTGGGATCCCACTGAGCCATGCAAGCGACCAGTGAGGCAGTTCCAGCACCGATGATATTTGTCTCCAAAAAGACTGTTTAGGTGAGACAGTTacaaattgtattttataaactgtatttctgtaagtggatttttttttgctggcagGAAGAGGCACTTTAATAATCCCTCTTCTGATTAATGGCAGGGTGTCTTGTCAAAGCAAAGACCGCTGCAGCTTCGGTTCTTTCTCGAGGAGGAATCAcaagtggaaaataaagaagaaaatgcacaaCCTCTCTGCCTGGAAAATATTGATCTAGACTCTTCCTAGGCAGAAGATACTCAGTAAAATTCTCTGAAGAGTTTTTTAGCCTGTGAGCTGAAGAGATTTGTAAACCAAATCCTGCTCTTTTTAGAGGTAGAGAAAATTTCAATCACTCTGGCATGAGAACATTTGGGATTTAATGATTTATTGCCCTCACTCCCTGAGAAGAAATACTATCCCAATTACAAAGACAGGGACCCAATGCACTGCTATATTAAATCACTGGTTCATGGTCTCCTAGAGATTCCAGAGGGCTGAATCCAACTTCCAGCCCTAGGTCTGCCTTCCAGCAGGTCCAGGGAAGCCATCAGGGATGATAGGAAAGCTTGAATATCACACTGTGAACACAGCAAGGGCAACTGCAATTCCCATTCTTCACACATCTTTGACTCTCAAAGTCAAGTGGTTTTTATAACACCCTCTAAAAACAACTTGGTTGAATGATCATACAACTACAGCCTGGAACGTATCTGATTTTCCATAGAATCATTGCAGAGTTTGGAATAtatggaatatatttttattttaagaagctgGGCAAGGGAATGAAGAGGCATACCATTAAGTCATGTTTCCTGTCCTAGCATGTAACTTTATTGACATGTTTCTTGTCCAGAGTGCTCTAAGGCTGCTCTCTATCAAAGTCATCTCTTAAGGTCTATCTCAGCTTTTATCTGGGAAAACAGGAATTTACCAACCAGACATCACAGTAACTCCATCACATGTCTGTGAAGCAAAATTTACCAGATGGGAACTGCACATTAATAGTTGAAACCTGTATTTGACTACGCTGAGGATCAATATTCTTCCAATACATGATTTGTAAAGTAAGTTGAACTCAagttttcctaaaggaaaaaaaaaggcaagtcaTTGACACCAAAACCATTCCCAATAGGCATTTGACTACCATGGGGCTGAATACTTCTGCCAAGAGAAGTTCCACAGTTCCAGGAAGTTTAGCCATCATTAGCACTGGAGATGTTTCTGACCTCACCATTGTCcgagctgctgtgctctgctgagccttcagcacacacagaaagccaagttttcttcctctttatgACATCTGGGTACAAAGTGAATGGGTCTTGTCACACGTCACCCGCAGCTTTTACACTTAAAAGCCAAACTCAAGCATTTTAATCAACAGGGGAAATTTACACTATCCTTAACATCAATCTCCTTCCACTCCtgcatatttttccttattaagTGGCGATTAAGCAGGaacaaaatttctgtaaatgACAATGTTGTCCCAAAACAGGTTCTTTCACCCAGTCTGCAAGAGGCCAATTGACACACACAGTCCAagtatttgatttatttacagTTCTGCATAGAAAGAGGTGCTGGATGGCAAATCCCCAAAGCCAGCACAACTCCCAAAACTTTTCACTCTATATATTTTGGCAAAACATGGCATTAATGACCCTTGGCTACAAGTTACCTAGTTATCTTTTTAATTAGTATTCTGCCTTCTATTGGTTAATGATCCTCTCTCTGTTCATGCTAATTAGTCTGCATGATCAGTCTGTCTTTCTCTCCTTTCGAGTCGGTGGTTTCTTGGATCAGTGGCCATGATCTCCCCCTGCCAGAATTACCTCTTACTCTGTTGGAGCTGATCCAGAACAGTTTATGAGCTGTCTTTATTAGTTTCTTCCTTATCTTGGGGGTTTTGGCAAATGTATTTGTGGCTTGTGAATTCTGCACTCTTAACGTCCACTATCTGTGGTACATCCTTCTTCCCAAGCTTTGTTAACCTCCCCTGAGGTCACTGAAAAATGTTGATCCTTAAACCTTAACAAGGCAATTCTACTGTCAAGTAATTTGTCTTTCTAACACCTGGACATCACTTGGAGTTTGTTTGTTAGCTGCTGTTTCACAGATTAAACCTCTTTTCTTGTTGATCAGAGTTGATAGCACACAAAGATCAAACACCAAAGTACAtcttttcttaagaaatttttttttgatagtTGACACGTTGCGACAACGCTGCCGCTTTACGGCAGCCACGCGCCTTGGGCCCTTTTTCGGGGGAGGGTTagaggttttctgcttttacgACAGGGAGCTGCCGTCGCGCGGCGCTGACGCAAGAAGGGCGCGCCGGGGCTGCGCGCGGCCCTttccccgcccgccgccgccgccgctggAGCCGCTCCCGGATCCGCCGCTGGATCCGCCGCCATCGGGGCCGCGCCGGGGCCGCGCAGGTGAGGGAAGTGCTGGGGCCGCCCCGGAGCTGCTCGCCTGCCGCGCCGGCACCGCCCGCGCGTACCGAgaccccggcccggccccgccccgccgctcccgccggtTCCGGTGGGGTCGCGACCCCGCCCCTCCCCGGCACACGCAGCGCCCACCCGGAGCCTTCCTTTCTCCCTGGGCCCGGTTGGCAGAGGCGCCTTCCCTTGGCGGTGGCCTGTGCCGAAGCAAGGCCTCAGGTTTCGGTGCCATCACCGTGCGGCGGCTGAGGGtctgaggttttggggtttttattttattttttcacctttagaaaattaaaacatggcGAAGTTTGTGGCACCCGTGATCCAGGACAACCCCTCCGGCTGGGGCCCGTGTGCTGTGCCCGAGCAGTTCAAGGATATGCCCTACCAGCCCTTCAGCAAAGGAGACCGCCTGGGCAAGGTACCTGTGCCGTGAGTTCTGGGTGCCTTCCGGGCCCCGGTGTTCGCTTTTGTTACCTTGGCTGCTCCGCTGGCAGCCTTGGCAGTGCGTCCTGACACGCTGTGAAcacctggcagggctggcaggcagAGGTGGGACTCAAAAGGATTAGACCTGGAGCATATGGCAGtgtctgtttctgctgctgggagtcCTGCATGTGCAGTGTTagaggtggggagggggaagttTTGTGTTAATACTTACTTTTGACTGTTTACGCTCGTTCTTAGGTGGCCGATTGGACAGGAGCCACGTATCAGGATAAAAGATACACAAGTACGTGTGGTCTGCTGGCTGTtcctggggtttattttctgcagagttTCCTTCCAAGCGTCGTTCCTGCTTTCATGTCTCACACCCACCCTGTAATTACCTGCACACCTCAGCAAGACAGGCAGCTTACTTTAGGAAGCGTGCTTTACCCTTGGGAAAGCTCTGTGTGGCTCTCCCTGTCCTTGGGGCTTACTCTGGGTTTTTGTACTGCATTACTGCCCAGGCTCATAAGGGAGGTTTGGAGCAGGAGAAGACATGCAGGTGTAAAGCAGGAATCCCAGTTTAGACAACAGACTTAGGTGAAGGGAGTCGGGGAGAGAAAAGGGCAAAGCATCAGGTTTTTTCTCAGAGCCCTGGTGCTGAGatactttgttttatttccagacaAGTACTCGTCACAGTTTGGTGGTGGAAGCCAATATGCCTATTTCCACGAGGAGGATGAGACCAGCTTCCAGCTGGTGGACACGGCCCGGACGCAGAAGACAGCGTACCAGAGGAACCGCATGAGGTTTGCACAGGTAACGTGTTGTCAGAGAGGGGATCAGAGGGGAGCTTCAGCAGCGCAGGATTCTTTCCCGATTAAAATGTCTTCGTTTTTCTTCCCGTCATTTCCGCAGAGGAACCTTCGGAGAGACAAGGACCGTCGGAACATGCTGCAGTTCAGCATGCAGACACTGCCAAAGAGTGCCAAGCAGAAGGAGAGgtgaggctgcagagatgaGCTTACCAAGCTCGGGTTGGAGTGTGTGAACATACTGTTGATGAATTTGCAAACTTACAGTAACAGAATCTGCTGGAGCGAGCAAATAGCAAagaatttcaggatttttcGAGTTCTGCTGGTGTCAGTAGTACTTAAAAGCATGGATTTCAAATGGCTGCCTAATAATTTAggagaatttttaaattgtgtttagAAAGTAAGGGTGGCTTTCTAACCAGAGAATATCCTGtgtgaaaactgcatttcagtCTTCAGGTAAAACTATATAAAGAGCTACTCAGAGCAAGGAAAAGACTTTTTAATGCCTCAAGCATCTTGATCAACAGATGGCTCAACAAATGTTTCAGGAGCTCGGTGCCTGAAAGCACTGCTTCTCTGGTAGTAGTTCAGAAGTGGAGGAATAGTTGTGCCATATAGGAATCAAAGACTTCTCTTCATGTCTTTTCTCACATTTGTCATTTTAGAGATCGTTTGCGCCTACAAAAGAAGTTTCAGAAGCAGTTTGGAGTGAGGCAGAAATGGGACCAGAAATCACAGGTAGAAATCACAACTGATGAACTTTGTGCCCCCTCTGATGGTTAGGTTTCTCAGGCTGCACTCATGGGGCAGCTCCTCTTACACAAATCCTGATGTGTCTCCATTTCTCTCTGTACCTGTCCCGCCTCTGGTCGCACAGCAGAAACCTCGTGACTCCTCTGTTGAAGTTCGCAGCGACTGGGAGGTGAAGGAGGAGATGGATTTCCCTCGGCTGATGAAAATGCGCTATCTGGAGGTGTCAGAGCCACAGGACATGTGAGTTCCTAAAACAGCCCTTTGCTTGCTCCTTGAAGTGACTGGATTTTTGGAAAGCAGGAGCTCAAGGGTCTTCTGCCTGGTCCCAATGTTCTCACTGAGGTACCAAAACCAGGGGGAAGTAATGGAACACCCAGCAGGCCCTGTGTGGTTCATGGGTGGTGTTACCTGTAGGAAGGGTATCCAGATGGGCCTCTTAACTTTGCAGAGAGTGCTGTGGAGCCCTGGAGTACTATGACAAAGCCTTCGACCGCATTACAACAAGAAACGAGAAGCTCCTGAGGAGCATTAAGCGCATCTTCCATACCGTCACCACTACGGATGACCCAGTTATCCGAAAGGTATCCACCAGTTTGTAAAATTCAGTGTGTGCTGTTGTTGGAGACTAGCTGTCACTGTCAGACCAAAGGGCAAAAGCAAGAAGTATTAGGTGGTACCAGTATTTTTCTTAGGTGGAAGGCCGAGCTAGATTAATGCAGAGCTAGGAACACTGGCCAAGGAAAAGCTGTAGTTCTGGAAGGGCAAGCAGACCAGTACTTGAGCTATGTTGGGAAGAAGACTTATGTCAGAAACCTGATCCTTGAGGACTTGCTTTTGGAGGTGAGGAAGGCTCAGACATTTCTCTCTTGTGGTCTGGTTGGTAATAAGAAACCATGCATTTTCCAACAGAACTAACATTTTGTAGTAGTTTCTTACCTTCACCTTGTGTGGGTGAGGGTGGGCCAGGATTGCTGGGTAGTACCTTATGCTTTGTTGATGTGATACTCTCCAGTTCAGCTTTCTCAGtcagaacagcagaagaaatcaaTGATCTGGTTTGCTAGCACTTCTCATCCCGCCTAGGGAAGCAGTATCTGTTCTTATTGCTGAAACAGTTTTCTCCTCCTGTATTCACAGCTGGCCAAGACACAAGGGAATGTGTTTGCCACTGATGCCATCCTGGCCACACTGATGAGCTGCACTCGCTCTGTCTATTCCTGGGACATCATTGTCCAGAGAGTTGGATCCAAGCTTTTCTTTGACAAGAGGGACAACTCAGATTTTGGTGaggaaaagtatttctgttgCAGTAGCTAAAGGGTctaattttcttcatgcttATTTGGGTGTCCACACTGCACCCCCTGAACAAGCTGATTACTACAGTACTGTGATAGTTACTACAGTACATGTGATAGTTGTGTGGGGAACTTCAGTATTGATCTGCTCTGATGGTGAGGCTAGAAACTCACTAAAGCTGACATAGTTACTCCCCCAAGTATAACCACTTGCATCTGGTTTTCTTCCCAGACCTCCTGACGGTGAGTGAAACAGCCAATGAACCACCACAGGAAGAGGGCAACTCCTTTAATTCTCCACGCAATCTGGCCATGGAAGCTACCTACATCAATCATAACTTCTCCCAGCAGTGTCTAAGAATGGTAAGGTGGAACGGTGATGAGTGGTGGGGTCTGTGTTTCAGAGAGTCTCGAGAAGAGACATCATAAAGGCTGCTTTAATACagcacagaagcattttaattGGCAGTTGTGTTATGTCAGTGGtctttcagttttgaaagagGTGGGATTATTTCTGGTGAGCAATGTGACTTTGTTGTAGAAAGGTTTTCACTTTGATTTCACAGACAAGTCATCCTACTCCCATTGATGATGTAGACAGGGTTCTTAGTACACTTAATGAAGCCTAAGTGCCAGTACAAGTACTCCTTGTAGTGCTGTGACTAATGTGGGCATGAGGCTTTCATCAGCTGTCTTAATGTTTTGGTGTTTCTCTACATAAGGGAAATCAGCTACTGTTGCtgtaaaagaatatttttccaatAGAGGAGAGCTGTCTCCTAACATGCTCTGCTGTTTCcatctgcagggaaaggagaaatacaagtttcccaacccaaaccccttTGTGGAGGATGACATGGATAAAAATGAAGTAGCCTCTGTTGCATACAGGTAGGTTGATATTTCTGATGCCCAGGTTTGGCAAGAGGGGGCAGGATGTCAGTGTGATACGGAGGCAACAGATTGGGAGTGTTATGGATGGAAGATTTACCTTGAGAGGGATTCATGGATGACCTCACAGTGAAAAGATAGAGAAGGAAAGGCTTTTGCTGAATGCTTACATGGATCTGGGAGAGAACAAAGGTCAGAAATTACCAGCTGGATTTCTTATTGGCAGATACCGAAGGTGGAAGCTGGGAGATGATATAGATCTCATTGTCCGCTGTGAACATGATGGAGTGATGACAGGAGCTAATGGAGAAGTGTCATTCATCAACATCAAAACACTGAACGAGTGGGATTCGAGGGTGAGGAGGAACAGGATCCCCAAGCTAGCTCTAACTGCTTCACTGCTGCCTGACATGCCAGGTACAGCAGGGAAGATGAGACAAATATCTGGCGGTGTCCCTGGGTGTTACATTCCACCAAGGAGTATGACTTTGGTGGACAAGCAGTGCTGATGGGATTCTCCCCTAAATGCGAGGTAGCTGGCTTTAACCTGCTTGTCCCTGGGTGTTCGACACAGTAGCCAGTCTCTTCTTATGGTTCTCTTTAGAATTCTTCCCTCACAAATTACCCTTTCTAACCAGTGCCACAAATGTTGAGCAATCCCAGCTGTTTGCATTTCTCCCTTCCCGGTGCAAGAGCtttccctgcaggctgcagttCACATTCCCTCACGTGGTACCGTAGGGTAGACAGCTCCCATGTGTGATGACAAGATGGCTGGAGAgatggctgctgctggcttgtCAGGCTGATCCTGGTTCTGATTCTCCTCTCAGTATTGCAATGGGGTGGACTGGCGGCAGAAGCTGGACTCTCAGAGAGGGGCTGTCATTGCCACGGAGCTGAAGAACAACAGCTACAAATTGGCCCGCTGGACATGCTGCGCGCTGCTGGCTGGATCAGAGTATCTTAAACTCGGGTAAGGGGGGGCAGTTCACACCAAATACTTCCAGGTGCATTTTCCATTATTAAACTTTGTATATGTCTGAACGAAGCACATACAGAACAAGTAATCCTAAAATCACCCAGTGTTTGAGTAGCCAAGAAAGGAAAGCTTGTGGTGAGTGTACCAGCCTTGGTGTAAGCTGCTTCTCCTCAGCATCCAGCTTGACTGACCCCACACACATGAAGGTCAGGCGGCCTGCATGGGTTCTCAGCCTCTTTGCTGTGGTTACCAACAAGGGAGATAAATACAATGACTGTGATGCCTCAGGAATCTTGATTGATCATCAGTGACCTGTTACTGAGAAATTAGGTGGTGGGGAGAGATATGgccacagcattttttaaactgtCAGCTGAAAATCAGTTGAGTACTGTAGGTAATGAATAAAGAGGCTTTTGCTAAATAAGTTCTAGTGGTTCTGCAACCCTCACTTACATCCACAGACACAGAACTGATACTTTTCCATCTTCTTGATTTCATATTCGCAGCTAATCATGCAATTGCTTCATTTTATCTTGGGCTAATTCTTCTTTATCTTTTGTTCCTCTCCATCCGATTTGGGGATTTCCAGGTGCATTACAGATTGACAGTTTGTAGCCAGGAGATCCTCTTAGCTTTCAGTGTTGGAGTATTAGGATTTTTTagcccagaaaacaaaaataagacgATCATACTGGTTTTCTTGctggtgtttttctgctgtctggGCTTAATCTCCTGAAACCCCTCTGGTTACTTCTCGCCCCCCTAGGTATGTATCCCGTTACCATGTGAAGGATTCTGCCCGCCACGTGATCCTGGGCACCCAGCAGTTCAAGCCAAATGAATTTGCCAGCCAGATTAATCTGAGCATAGAGAACGCCTGGGGCATCCTGCGATGCGTCATTGACATCTGCATGAAGCTGGATGAGGGGAAGTACCTCATCCTCAAGGACCCCAACAAGCAGGTGATCCGCATCTACAGTTTGCCTGATGGCACCTTCAGCTctgatgaagatgaggaggatgaggaggaagaagaggaagaggaaggtttGTAGCATACTTGGCACTTTATGCTTTTAAATGATGTATTGGTCTGGATGAAAAGGTGGTAGGTGTATGATGAAGACCAGAGCTAAAGGGTCTGACCAGTGCAATGACTTGAGAGGAATGAGGGTGGAGAATGTGCGGTCCCAAGGATGGGACTTAGTTGAAAGAGGTGTGGGTGACATTGAGAGTActgagctggaagaaaaaagagatttggaAATGCGGATGTTGTGCCTCTGTACAGATACTTGGGGAGGACTGATTTTAGCAGGGGTCAGGGGGAAGGTCCCAGATCCAGAGCACTGACTGGGAAAACAAAGCCTGCCAAGGAGCCCTTCGTTCAGCCGCCCCGAGGTCTGTAGGAGTGGGTGGGTGCTAATTTCTGTTGGTACtagaatattatattttttttgcagttttagaAATGGCAGTGACTATAAGGTGACATTTAAGACATGTGGTGACAGAATTCAATTGAGGGAACTTGGTGAAGGCTTTTCTGAAGTGACTCTTGAAGCTGAGCAATGGCTGGCTGGTCAGGATGGGAGTTTTGGAGGatcagtggtgcccagtggaCAGCTGTTGCCTTCACTTTGCTACTTAAAACCATCTTTGATCCCTGACGTGAGATCTGTGTGTGCTCTGTTGACACTGGGAAACCATTTATCCTAGAGCTCTTGTTTCTGTGATAGGAAAAATATCTCCCAGCTTATTTTTAGGCTGTAAGCTTAGCCTGGTTTAAAGCCTCCGGATTTTATTATGGAAATGTTAGTTAGGTTGCTGTGTAATTTGCTCAGGAATGTAAATTGTGTAATTCCAAGTGATGTGTGTGTGGTCTTGGCTGATGGGCAGGTTTATTGAGAAGCTGTGGGGAGGTGAGGAGACAGTTGGAGGTGGGATAATCTCCCGAAGTGGCAGCCTTGattttttgtgttccttgtgGCATTTCCTTGATAGCGAGGGTTTAATTTTGGAGTTTGTATGGTTTTCTTTCCCCggctgaattaatttcatttccgtttctctttttcagaggAAGAGAGCTGAACGCTGCAGCCACTACTGCGggggctgcagtgcctgggaagCCCCGGTCCCGAGGGTCGGGCTGTGGCTGCACCTTCGGCCCGGCTGTGCTGTACATCGATCAGAAACGGGGGGAAAGCGGAATAAAGTTGATTTTGCCG encodes:
- the EIF3D gene encoding eukaryotic translation initiation factor 3 subunit D isoform X2; the encoded protein is MAKFVAPVIQDNPSGWGPCAVPEQFKDMPYQPFSKGDRLGKVADWTGATYQDKRYTNKYSSQFGGGSQYAYFHEEDETSFQLVDTARTQKTAYQRNRMRFAQRNLRRDKDRRNMLQFSMQTLPKSAKQKERDRLRLQKKFQKQFGVRQKWDQKSQKPRDSSVEVRSDWEVKEEMDFPRLMKMRYLEVSEPQDIECCGALEYYDKAFDRITTRNEKLLRSIKRIFHTVTTTDDPVIRKLAKTQGNVFATDAILATLMSCTRSVYSWDIIVQRVGSKLFFDKRDNSDFDLLTVSETANEPPQEEGNSFNSPRNLAMEATYINHNFSQQCLRMGKEKYKFPNPNPFVEDDMDKNEVASVAYRYRRWKLGDDIDLIVRCEHDGVMTGANGEVSFINIKTLNEWDSRYCNGVDWRQKLDSQRGAVIATELKNNSYKLARWTCCALLAGSEYLKLGYVSRYHVKDSARHVILGTQQFKPNEFASQINLSIENAWGILRCVIDICMKLDEGKYLILKDPNKQVIRIYSLPDGTFSSDEDEEDEEEEEEEEEEES
- the EIF3D gene encoding eukaryotic translation initiation factor 3 subunit D isoform X1; this translates as MAKFVAPVIQDNPSGWGPCAVPEQFKDMPYQPFSKGDRLGKVADWTGATYQDKRYTNKYSSQFGGGSQYAYFHEEDETSFQLVDTARTQKTAYQRNRMRFAQRNLRRDKDRRNMLQFSMQTLPKSAKQKERDRLRLQKKFQKQFGVRQKWDQKSQQKPRDSSVEVRSDWEVKEEMDFPRLMKMRYLEVSEPQDIECCGALEYYDKAFDRITTRNEKLLRSIKRIFHTVTTTDDPVIRKLAKTQGNVFATDAILATLMSCTRSVYSWDIIVQRVGSKLFFDKRDNSDFDLLTVSETANEPPQEEGNSFNSPRNLAMEATYINHNFSQQCLRMGKEKYKFPNPNPFVEDDMDKNEVASVAYRYRRWKLGDDIDLIVRCEHDGVMTGANGEVSFINIKTLNEWDSRYCNGVDWRQKLDSQRGAVIATELKNNSYKLARWTCCALLAGSEYLKLGYVSRYHVKDSARHVILGTQQFKPNEFASQINLSIENAWGILRCVIDICMKLDEGKYLILKDPNKQVIRIYSLPDGTFSSDEDEEDEEEEEEEEEEES